The following is a genomic window from Opitutus sp. GAS368.
CTCCACCGCCGCTAATGGTTATTCCGATGCCGGCCGTGCCGAAGGCGCCAAGAATCCCGATCCGTGGTTTACGAACGGCCAGCTCGGTAATGCCGGTTTTCCGTTAAACGTTATCCAGAACGGTAACACCGTCGGTTCTGCGGGCCAGTACCGTTTCACGTCCTTCAATCAGAATAGTCGGGCCGGGACATTAATCACGCTCCCCTATGGCTCTTATCCCAGCTCCTGGCTTTCTCTAAACGGCAAAGCCAAGGAAGCAGTCTTTGCGGGGCTGCCTTTCTCCAACGGTGGCCTCTTCACGGACACCTCGTTGACCGATCCTTCGATCTTCAATTTCTACAAGAATTTGATCGACGGCAATATGAAGAAGGAATGGCAGCGTTTCTGGACGGGATCGGCGAATCTCTCGCAAACCTTCCTCAACGACCAGGTTGGCTTCTCCCTTGATTACAACAAACAGCACTACGAGGACGGCTCGGTCAACCCCTTTGGCGGTGCCGTCCCGTTGTTCGTTGACGTCATGTCGACCAACAACGACGGAACTTCGCTGGCGACTGCTAGCGCGAATCCGAACTTTGGCCGCCCTTTCGTGATCAACAACAACAATCCAACCGATTTCAACTACATCAGTGATCGCGAAGATACCCGCGCCACGGCGTTTGTCACACATAACTTCAAGAAAGACAGCAATGCATGGTGGGCAACGATCCTCGGCACCCAAACCCTGACCGGTTTGGCGGATCAAGCGAAGCTAAACACCTCCACCATGAGCTGGCAACAGTATGGTTATCTCGGCGCAAACCTCGCGCTCGCCAATACTCTCAACGGGGGATCAGCACTTTCCAACTTCTCACAGGTAAATCCGCAACAGGTCATCTATCTGGGGCCCTCGTTGACGGGCAAGCCGATCATTGGGGCTAATATTTCCAGGGTCACCGGCAACCCGACGATCGGCAGCAACCCGATCAATTACTTCGATCTCACTCCAAACCCGGCGAACTCAGGATTGAGCCCTTCCAACCCAGCGTTCTACAACGGCTGGGCGGGCACGGGGACCCTGACAGTTACCGATTCTGAAGCCAACCCGTCCGTCAACCGCGCCCTGTTGGCGACGGCCTATGGTAAAACACGCTCGGTGACTACCTCTCAGGCGTTGGTCTACGAGGGTAATTGGCTGGATGGCGCGCTGGTGGGTATCTATGGCTGGCGCAAAGATATCAACAAAAGCTCGGCTGATTCCGCCACTTTAGGCGATGCGAACGACCAGCAAAGCATCAACCTCCAGAACGTCAGCCTGGACATTCCCGGCGCAACGCCGGGTCGGGTAGAAGTTCAATCCCGCTCCTATAGTCTTGTGGCTCACCTTGACGAACTCCCGGGTCTGAAAGATTTTGCCAGCAAGCTTCCGGTCAAAATCAGTGTGGCCTACAACGTTTCGAGCAACTTCCAGCCGGACTCCAGTCGCGTCGACATTAACGGGGCTCCCCTCGCACCTCCGTCCGGCAAGACCATCGAGCGTGGCATCCTGCTCGAGACGCGTGACGGCAGGTTCTCCCTCAAGGTCAATCGCTATGTGACCACTATCGCGAACGGTGAGTACGCCGGCGGTAGAGCCTTCGCTGCGGATCTGGCTAATTTCGTCGGCAACACAGCGTACTTCGCCAACGCCTTTTATTACCATAATGACCAGAACGGCAATTTCGCTCAATCAGACCCGGCTCATATGGTAAACAATCCGGGCATCGGGCCTGATGGGGGCCCGCTTGGCGCGGGTAAGTATCCCAATGATAACACCGCCGCGGGCTACTACTACGATGCTGCTGGCTACCACACCCAGGCGATGGAGGATCTACAGAATTCCTCAACCGCGGCCACGCGGGCTTGGGAAACCCAGATTAACGCTGATTTCCCGAACTTCTTTAAGAATTGGGGCATGAATAGCCTGGCGGCAGTGCAGGCCGGCACGGTCCTGAGAAGCCAGTTGACGGGCATCCCGGGCGAAACCAACTTCGCGCTTACCGAAAACTCCGAATCCAAGGGCTGGGAGATGGAGCTCAACGCCAATCCCACCAAGGAATGGCGCATCTCATTCAACGCTACAAAGACGGATGCGGTCATCACGACAGTCGGTGACCCGGCCTTGGCCAAATTCATGGCGGAGACGTCGGCCTATGTTAAAGGTCCCGGCGGCAATACGCAGTGGTTCTGGGGCAATTCCATCAGCCCAGGCGTTCCTGCAGTCAAGGATGCCTACTACAACAATTATAATGGTTTTGCCCCACTCGGTACCACTTATGCCGGACTCCAGCAGCAGCAGGGCGTGGCGGTTCCGCAACTCGCCAAGTGGCGCTACAATCTGACGACGAACTATGACTTCAACCGGGGCGTCCTTAAAGGTGTTAACGTTGGTGGTGGCGTGCGTTATTCATCCGCCGAGACCCTCGGCTATGCTCCGTCTGGCACCGGGCTTAACCCGGATGGCACGCTTGCGTCTCCTCCGTTCCTGGCCGACCTGTCCAAGCCGCAAAAGAGCCCGAGTGAGACCTACTTCGATCTTTGGGTTGGTTATCACCGTAAGCTGACCAACAAGATCAATTGGAACATTCAGCTCAACGTCGCAAACGTCGGCAAAGGTAATTATCTGATTCCGGTCAGCTATCAGGCACCGATAAACGGTGTGGCCAGCCCTGCGTTCTATCGTATCGGTCCGACGCAGCAGTTCACGATCAAGAACGTATTTAGTTTCTGATCTCTTGGTCTCGAGAGCCGCGCCTGACCACAGCAAGGTGGGCGCGGAATCTCATCAGGCGGTGCACGTCGAAGGTGCTCACATCGTGGAGCAGTTTTGCCGCGCACCGCCTCACTTTTCCAAACCCTCTCCGTCTATATCAGTGGTTCCGGAACACGACCAACCCGCCCCGATCACGCCCAACCGGATTCCGGTTGCGCGCGCCCGCGCGCCCGCCGGAAATATCCGCCAGATCCCCGGGTTGGGCGGGCCTGCCGAACGGCCATTCGAGGCCGCGATCTTCGACATGGACGGCGTCATCACCCGGACGGCCGATGTCCACTCGACGGCATGGAAGCGGATGTTTGACGAGTATCTCCGGCTCCGCGAAGCCCAATACCGTGAGCCGTTCAGGGAATTCACCCATGCCGGGGACTATCGCGCCCATGTGGACGGCCGGCCCCGCTACAAGGGCGTCGAGGCATTCTTGAAATCAAGAGGGATCAGCCTGCCTTTGGGGTCGCCGGAAGATCTGCCGGGAACGGAGACCATCTGCGGCCTCGGCAACCGGAAGAACGCGATTTTCAACCAGGTGCTCGAGAGCGAGGGCGTGAGCCTCTTCGATTCCACCATCGCCCTGATCGAGGAAATGCGGCAACGCGGGATCAAAATCGGCCTGGCCACCTCGAGCAACAATTCCGCGATCGTCTTGAACAAGACCGGCACCGCGCATTTGTTTGCCACGGTCGTCGACGGCATTGTATCCGCAAAACTTGGACTCAAAGGCAAGCCGGAGCCCGACATTTTTGCCACCGCCTCCGCCAACCTGGGCGTGCCCAGCGCCCGCGCGATTGTGGTCGAGGACGCGGTGTCCGGAGTGCAGGCCGGGGCGAAGGGGGGCTTCGCCCTCGTCATCGGCGTTGCCCGGGAAGACAATGCGCGCGAACTCCGCGACAATGGCGCCGACGTGGTCGTTCGCGACCTCGCCGAAACCAGCCTTGAGCAGATCAACCGGCTGGTTCAGCACAAACGCGCTCGCGCCTGATGCCACTATCCATCGGTCTCTAGAAACAACCCCATGCGCAAAAAGCCCCTGTTAAGTTTCTGGCAGCTTTGGAACATGAGCTTCGGCTACGTGGGCATTCAGTTCGGCTTCGCCCTGCAGAATTCAAACTTGAGCCGGATTTTCGAAACCCTGGGCGCGAAGCAGGACAATATTCCCGCACTCTGGATCGCCGCGCCGTTGTCCGGGTTGATCGTGCAACCGATCATCGGCTATATGAGCGACCGGACTTGGAATCGCTTCGGTCGCCGGAAGCCTTATTTTCTGACGGGAGC
Proteins encoded in this region:
- a CDS encoding TonB-dependent receptor plug domain-containing protein is translated as MKTLTPQTVPAVYPHDRGNRFESSHDLNPATCSVPPNMKTVPKLSRRAAVLAVLLVPCAFMHAQTAAAPAAATSAEKDDIVVLSPFEVKSTSDSKAYTADSTLAGNRLNTQLRDIGSSLTVVTSQFLLDTGATDNTSLLQRLGGTEVGGVNGNFASAGSGSSATLLTEDTIKPTEGTRIRGLAAADNVRDFFVTDIPWDSYNVDRIDISRGPNAILFGEGSPAGIINATSKSAAFINSGNIDFRLGSWGSTRESLDINQVIVPGQVAVRLDLLHNDQKYEQKPAYSKDQRISGALRIEPAFLNKNGNRTIFKANFESGQVDSDNPRALPPTDHITPWFDPTALVNGIPGSGAYQAGLNGAQSWNSGVAGGFSTAANGYSDAGRAEGAKNPDPWFTNGQLGNAGFPLNVIQNGNTVGSAGQYRFTSFNQNSRAGTLITLPYGSYPSSWLSLNGKAKEAVFAGLPFSNGGLFTDTSLTDPSIFNFYKNLIDGNMKKEWQRFWTGSANLSQTFLNDQVGFSLDYNKQHYEDGSVNPFGGAVPLFVDVMSTNNDGTSLATASANPNFGRPFVINNNNPTDFNYISDREDTRATAFVTHNFKKDSNAWWATILGTQTLTGLADQAKLNTSTMSWQQYGYLGANLALANTLNGGSALSNFSQVNPQQVIYLGPSLTGKPIIGANISRVTGNPTIGSNPINYFDLTPNPANSGLSPSNPAFYNGWAGTGTLTVTDSEANPSVNRALLATAYGKTRSVTTSQALVYEGNWLDGALVGIYGWRKDINKSSADSATLGDANDQQSINLQNVSLDIPGATPGRVEVQSRSYSLVAHLDELPGLKDFASKLPVKISVAYNVSSNFQPDSSRVDINGAPLAPPSGKTIERGILLETRDGRFSLKVNRYVTTIANGEYAGGRAFAADLANFVGNTAYFANAFYYHNDQNGNFAQSDPAHMVNNPGIGPDGGPLGAGKYPNDNTAAGYYYDAAGYHTQAMEDLQNSSTAATRAWETQINADFPNFFKNWGMNSLAAVQAGTVLRSQLTGIPGETNFALTENSESKGWEMELNANPTKEWRISFNATKTDAVITTVGDPALAKFMAETSAYVKGPGGNTQWFWGNSISPGVPAVKDAYYNNYNGFAPLGTTYAGLQQQQGVAVPQLAKWRYNLTTNYDFNRGVLKGVNVGGGVRYSSAETLGYAPSGTGLNPDGTLASPPFLADLSKPQKSPSETYFDLWVGYHRKLTNKINWNIQLNVANVGKGNYLIPVSYQAPINGVASPAFYRIGPTQQFTIKNVFSF
- a CDS encoding HAD-IA family hydrolase; the encoded protein is MVSRAAPDHSKVGAESHQAVHVEGAHIVEQFCRAPPHFSKPSPSISVVPEHDQPAPITPNRIPVARARAPAGNIRQIPGLGGPAERPFEAAIFDMDGVITRTADVHSTAWKRMFDEYLRLREAQYREPFREFTHAGDYRAHVDGRPRYKGVEAFLKSRGISLPLGSPEDLPGTETICGLGNRKNAIFNQVLESEGVSLFDSTIALIEEMRQRGIKIGLATSSNNSAIVLNKTGTAHLFATVVDGIVSAKLGLKGKPEPDIFATASANLGVPSARAIVVEDAVSGVQAGAKGGFALVIGVAREDNARELRDNGADVVVRDLAETSLEQINRLVQHKRARA